CGTGCTGGGGCAGGTCCCGGGTGCGGCAGCGTTCGGGCGGCAGGCCGAGGTGGTCGGCGAGGCCCTCGGTGCGCATGCCGAAGACGTCCAGGGGGGCGCTGCGGGCGAACCGGGGCAGCAGGTCGGTGCCGGTGGTACGGCCCCTGCGCACGGGTTCGTTGACGACGACGGCGGCGCGCCGCTCGGTGCCGGTCCACAGCGGGCCGGGGTCGATGATGCCGTGCTCGACGACCTCGGTGGGGGCCCGGCCGTTGTCCCACATCAGCCGGTTGAAGTGGGTGACGTGCACGACGGGGACGGCCGACTGCCCGGCCAGCGGGTGGCGTTGGCGTTCGGGTGCGGCGTCGGGGCTGTTGTGCTCGACGTAGACGGCGGGGACGTCCAGGCCGGGCCGGCGGCCGGTCCAGCGCTGGGCCAGGTCGAGCTCGTGCGGGCGCTGAAGGACCATCAGGTCGATGTCGGCGCGCCGGAGTTCGGCGGGGGCGAGTTCCCGGACGGACCCGGGCCAGTCCCAGGTCTTCGCGCGGCCCAGGCCGTCGGGTCCGCGGTCCTCGGTGACCGGGACGAGGTAGGTGTGCGGGCCCTGTACGAAGGCGGTGAGCCAGGATCCGTGCACGTGCCAGACGAGGATGTTCATGAGGGCCGCTCCTGGATGAGCTTGTGGACCGCGCGCACCACGTCCTGGCCGGTGACCTCGTCCAGGCAGGGGTGGCCGGGCACCGGGCAGGTCAGGGCCCGGGTGTCCGCGCAGGGCGCCGACTGGTCGCCGAGCAGGATGACGGGGACGCCGTGGGGCGCCCAGCGTTCGGCGGGTACGACCGGCGCGAACAGGGAGACGACCGGGGTGCCGACGGCGGCGGCGAGGTGGGCGGGGCCGGTGTTGGCGCTGATCACGACGTCGGCCAGGCGGAGCACCCCGGCGAGGGTGCGCGGGGAGGTGCGGCCGCCGAGGTCCACGGCCACGTCGCCGCTGACCCGCCGGGTGAGGTCCGTCTCGTGGGGGCCGCCGGTGACGACGACGCGATGGCCGGCGTCGGCGAGCAGGGTGACCGCCTCGGCGCAGCGGTGCGGGCTCCAGGCGCGGGCGGGGGCGCTGGCGCCGGGGTGCAGGACGACGTAGGGGCCGTAGCCGGTCAGGCCGCCGGTGTCCGGGGGCGGCAGGACGCGCAGCCGTCCGTCGTCGTTCGGGGGCGGGGTGAAGCCCATGGCGGCGGCGGTGTCCAGGGCGGCCTCGGCCTCGTGCCGGCCGGGCCGCCGCCGGTGGCGGACGTCGAGGAGCCGGCCGGGGTGGTCGGTGCTGTCGGCGCCGATCCGGCCGACGCCGGCGAGGCGGAGCAGCAGGGCGGTGGGCAGCGGGCTCTGGTGGAAGGAGGTGAGGACGAGGGCGCTGTCGTAGGCGCCGGCGCGCAGCCGCCCGAGGAGGGCGTCGATGTCGGCGGGGTCCACCGGGGGCGGGTCGAAGCCCTCCCAGGGCGCCTCCCACACCAGGACCTCGTCCACGCCGGGCAGCAGCCGGGCGGCGTCCGCGCCGCGCGGGCCGCACAGCAGGGTGACATGGGTGCTGTGGGCGGCGACGGCGCGGACGGCGGGCCCGGCGAGGAGCACGTCGCCGAAGCTGTCGAGGCGGACGACGAGGGATTTCATGACGGTGCCCTCCCCGCGGCGGCGCCGAGGGCGCCCTGGACGGCGGTGAGCACGTCGGGGGCGCTGTGGCCGGCGAACCGCCGGGTCTCCTCGGGGGCGGTGGCCGCGTTGGGCACGAGCACGCCCCGGGCGCCGGCGGCGCGGGCGGCCAGCACGTCGGCGGCGATGTCGCCGACGACCAGGCAGGCGGCGGGCGGGACGCCCAGCCGGACGGCGGCGGCGCGGACCAGGCCGGGGCGGGGCTTGCGGCAGGGGCAGCCGTCCTCGGGGGTGTGCGGGCAGAACAGCCAGAGGTCCAGCCCGCCCAGCAGCGCGTCGGCGCGCTCGTTGACCCGCCGGACCTGCTCGGTGGTGAGCAGTCCGCGGCCGATGCCGGACTGGTTGCTGACCACGCCGGTGGCCAGGCCGTGGGAGCGGGCCAGCGCGACGGCTGCCCGGGCGCCGGGCAGCGGCCGGACCCGTTCCGGGTCGCCGTTGTAGGGCACGTCCGCGACGAGGGTGCCGTCGCGGTCGAACAGGATCGCGGACACGGTGGTCATCCGGCACCCCCCAGCGGCCGGGCGTTGCGGTGCCGGACGGTGCCGCGCAGCCAGTGCCGCACGGCGAGCGGCGGTATGAGCACGCTGGTGCCGAGCATCCCGGCGATCTCCCGGGCGGTGCGCGGGCCGGGAAGAATCCGGGCGAGGGCGAACTCGGCCGTGCCGAGGGTCCACAGGGCCGCGCAGGCGGTGGCGGTGCGGCGCCGCCCGGCCAGCGCGCAGGCGGTGGCGGCGAGGGCCGCGCCGGTGACCACCAGGTGGCGGGGCAGCCGGCCGCGGGGCGCCTGGGCGCGGGCCCACCAGTCCCGGCCGTGCAGCCGGTTCATCAGGGCGTCGTCGGCGTTGCCGCGCTGGGCGGGCAGCGAGGCCCACCAGTGGGCGGGGCGGACCGGGTGCCGGGTGATCCGGGTGCCCCGGGTCAGGTTCCAGCCGGCCCGCCGGACGCGCAGGGCGAGGTCGGCGTCCTCGCGGAAGGCGCGCGGGAAGCGTTCGTCGAAGCCGCCGGTCCGCTTGAGGGCCTCGGTGCGGTAGGCCATGTCGGCGGTGGCCCAGGCGGCGTTCTCCAGGCCCTTGGTGGTGCGTTCCCAGTCGGTGGGCCGGCGGTCCGCGGGCAGCGGGACGCGCAGCCGCCCCTGGACGCCGCCGGTGTCGGGGCCGGCCGCGCGCAGGTCGTCGGCGAGCCGCCGGGACCAGTCCGGCAGCACCTGTA
This sequence is a window from Streptomyces rubradiris. Protein-coding genes within it:
- a CDS encoding glycosyltransferase family 2 protein — translated: MTDAPAYTVVVPTIGRPCLAECLRALAEGTTEHPPHEVVVVDDRPAPEGGLPLETAGQLLDRVRTLRTGGKGPAAARNAGWRTVRTPWTVFLDDDVQVLPDWSRRLADDLRAAGPDTGGVQGRLRVPLPADRRPTDWERTTKGLENAAWATADMAYRTEALKRTGGFDERFPRAFREDADLALRVRRAGWNLTRGTRITRHPVRPAHWWASLPAQRGNADDALMNRLHGRDWWARAQAPRGRLPRHLVVTGAALAATACALAGRRRTATACAALWTLGTAEFALARILPGPRTAREIAGMLGTSVLIPPLAVRHWLRGTVRHRNARPLGGAG
- a CDS encoding glycosyltransferase family 9 protein, translating into MKSLVVRLDSFGDVLLAGPAVRAVAAHSTHVTLLCGPRGADAARLLPGVDEVLVWEAPWEGFDPPPVDPADIDALLGRLRAGAYDSALVLTSFHQSPLPTALLLRLAGVGRIGADSTDHPGRLLDVRHRRRPGRHEAEAALDTAAAMGFTPPPNDDGRLRVLPPPDTGGLTGYGPYVVLHPGASAPARAWSPHRCAEAVTLLADAGHRVVVTGGPHETDLTRRVSGDVAVDLGGRTSPRTLAGVLRLADVVISANTGPAHLAAAVGTPVVSLFAPVVPAERWAPHGVPVILLGDQSAPCADTRALTCPVPGHPCLDEVTGQDVVRAVHKLIQERPS
- a CDS encoding glycosyltransferase codes for the protein MNILVWHVHGSWLTAFVQGPHTYLVPVTEDRGPDGLGRAKTWDWPGSVRELAPAELRRADIDLMVLQRPHELDLAQRWTGRRPGLDVPAVYVEHNSPDAAPERQRHPLAGQSAVPVVHVTHFNRLMWDNGRAPTEVVEHGIIDPGPLWTGTERRAAVVVNEPVRRGRTTGTDLLPRFARSAPLDVFGMRTEGLADHLGLPPERCRTRDLPQHELHREMARCRLYLHPVRWTSLGLSLLEAMFLGMPVVALDTTEVREAVPEGAGVVSNRLDVLEDAVRTFLADPGHARATGAEARAAARARYGERRFLDDWERLIKEVTR
- a CDS encoding D-glycero-alpha-D-manno-heptose-1,7-bisphosphate 7-phosphatase, translating into MTTVSAILFDRDGTLVADVPYNGDPERVRPLPGARAAVALARSHGLATGVVSNQSGIGRGLLTTEQVRRVNERADALLGGLDLWLFCPHTPEDGCPCRKPRPGLVRAAAVRLGVPPAACLVVGDIAADVLAARAAGARGVLVPNAATAPEETRRFAGHSAPDVLTAVQGALGAAAGRAPS